The Lutibacter profundi genome includes a region encoding these proteins:
- a CDS encoding glycosyltransferase family 2 protein — translation MTPVTIGLPFYNAEKYLADAIRSVFAQTHQYWELILIDDGSTDGSLEIAKSVQDTRVRVYSDGENKKLATRLNEIVQLAKFDIIARMDADDLMSPTRIEKQLKILEQYPEIDLVTTGLFSVTNDLKLIGVRWHYNTTISFDEVLNKKGCGVVHAAIIGRKSWFTRNPYDTTLKIAQDYELWLRASSKNDFNIYLLQEPLYYYREENNATSEKLLIAYKNERQMYRKYGKRDKNKLVFKSHLKSFIIKILKRINQLELLLKRRNSLINNEDYYDKVRFEIECIKSTKIE, via the coding sequence ATGACACCAGTAACCATAGGCCTTCCTTTTTACAATGCTGAAAAATATTTGGCTGATGCTATTCGCTCGGTTTTTGCACAAACACATCAATATTGGGAGCTTATTTTAATAGATGACGGCTCTACTGATGGCTCACTTGAAATAGCAAAATCGGTACAAGACACCAGAGTACGAGTGTATTCTGATGGGGAAAATAAAAAATTGGCTACGCGATTGAATGAAATTGTGCAATTGGCAAAATTTGATATTATTGCACGTATGGATGCTGATGATTTAATGTCGCCTACACGTATAGAAAAACAGCTAAAAATTTTAGAGCAATACCCCGAAATAGATTTGGTGACTACAGGGTTGTTTTCCGTAACAAATGATTTAAAACTTATTGGTGTACGTTGGCATTATAACACCACAATATCTTTTGATGAAGTGTTAAATAAAAAAGGATGCGGTGTAGTTCATGCAGCAATTATTGGTCGTAAGAGTTGGTTTACGCGAAACCCATATGATACAACCTTAAAGATAGCACAAGATTATGAGTTATGGTTGAGGGCTAGTAGCAAAAATGATTTTAATATTTATTTGTTACAAGAGCCACTCTATTATTACAGAGAGGAAAATAATGCTACTTCTGAGAAGTTATTGATAGCTTATAAAAATGAAAGACAAATGTACAGGAAGTATGGAAAAAGAGATAAAAATAAATTAGTGTTTAAATCGCACTTAAAATCCTTCATTATAAAAATTTTAAAGAGAATAAATCAATTAGAATTACTCCTTAAAAGAAGAAATAGTCTTATTAATAATGAAGATTATTATGATAAGGTTAGATTTGAAATAGAGTGTATAAAATCAACAAAGATTGAATAA
- a CDS encoding MraY family glycosyltransferase, producing the protein MEYIISTLSLIFCAVIYIKLAQKYNIVDNPNFRSSHTLPTIRGGGILFYIAILLFFISSKFQYPYFIAGVSLIALLSFLDDLISLSPKIRLPFQFIAVFLLLIELQMHQHPIWLLALLLVIGVGFVNTYNFMDGINGITGLYSLAVLGGLFFINVKEQFIDSRLIVFSIIALLVFGYYNFRKKARFFAGDIGSITIAMLILFLVLKFIVHLQAPVLVLLVLVYGVDGVLTILYRMCLKESITQAHRHHIYQKLVDKAHWSHLKVAGVYALVQLLLNVVVIYSYQLAFIAQLGIVVAIVLSMAICYLFVFNTLKK; encoded by the coding sequence ATGGAATATATAATTAGTACATTAAGTTTAATATTTTGTGCAGTGATTTATATTAAACTAGCCCAAAAATACAACATAGTTGACAACCCAAACTTTAGAAGCTCACATACTTTACCTACTATTAGAGGTGGAGGTATTCTTTTTTATATAGCCATACTTCTCTTTTTTATCAGCTCTAAATTTCAATACCCCTATTTTATTGCAGGAGTTTCACTTATTGCCTTACTAAGTTTTTTAGATGATTTAATATCGTTAAGTCCTAAAATTAGATTGCCTTTTCAGTTTATAGCAGTATTTCTATTGTTGATAGAACTTCAAATGCATCAGCATCCTATTTGGTTACTCGCTTTATTGTTAGTAATTGGGGTAGGTTTTGTTAATACCTATAATTTTATGGATGGCATTAATGGTATTACGGGTTTGTATAGTTTAGCTGTTTTAGGAGGCTTATTTTTTATAAATGTAAAAGAACAGTTTATAGACAGTCGGCTTATTGTGTTTAGCATAATAGCACTGCTGGTTTTTGGCTATTATAATTTTAGAAAAAAAGCCCGTTTTTTTGCTGGTGATATAGGAAGTATTACCATAGCAATGTTAATACTGTTTTTAGTTTTAAAATTCATAGTTCATTTACAAGCTCCTGTATTGGTACTTTTGGTATTGGTTTATGGTGTAGATGGTGTATTAACCATTTTATACCGTATGTGTTTAAAAGAATCTATTACACAAGCACACAGGCATCATATCTACCAAAAATTGGTTGATAAAGCACATTGGTCTCATTTAAAAGTAGCAGGTGTGTATGCGTTGGTTCAGTTGCTACTAAATGTTGTGGTAATTTATAGTTATCAATTGGCATTTATAGCACAGTTGGGCATTGTAGTAGCTATTGTTTTAAGCATGGCTATTTGTTACCTATTCGTATTTAATACTTTAAAAAAGTAG
- a CDS encoding EpsG family protein, whose amino-acid sequence MTPYFIILVLVVFLAFISENTKDKSKKISNYYKVLIFIALTLFAGFRSISVGSDTNMYANRFERQYLSFMELMTQHTRIEIGYRFLEYIASLFSHQYVAILLVTASVVLFFQLKGIYKLSENRAISIFVFITFGIYTYVFNGARQALAAGVFVYAIVFLVQGKFKKYVFWILIASFFHKSVIFGIPLYFLFRTKFSTKLFFFLIMATVVVIAFFNVFMGYMTLFSEQYAKYQDIEATGGAYLTLAFTLLSLFFVLIRPKILTRFKKTYDVYLNMFLFGTMVYVIVYFSGAYIEMTRLALYYILTAMFIWPIIFKSLQQKEIALVFVFFIVVHIFFFYIFIGEMASLNPYIVNPQILNLI is encoded by the coding sequence GTGACTCCTTATTTTATCATATTAGTGTTGGTTGTTTTTCTTGCTTTTATAAGTGAAAACACAAAAGACAAATCTAAAAAAATTAGTAACTATTACAAAGTGCTTATTTTTATAGCGCTTACCTTATTTGCAGGGTTTAGAAGTATAAGTGTGGGGAGTGATACCAATATGTATGCCAACCGATTTGAAAGGCAGTACCTTAGTTTTATGGAGTTGATGACTCAACATACCCGTATAGAAATTGGCTATCGGTTTTTAGAATATATAGCTTCCTTGTTTTCCCATCAATATGTAGCTATTTTACTGGTTACCGCTTCTGTAGTATTGTTTTTTCAGTTAAAAGGCATATATAAGCTATCAGAAAATAGGGCTATTTCTATTTTTGTTTTTATAACTTTTGGTATTTATACCTATGTATTTAACGGAGCAAGGCAAGCGTTAGCAGCAGGTGTTTTTGTGTATGCCATTGTATTTTTAGTACAAGGAAAATTTAAAAAATATGTATTTTGGATTTTAATAGCTTCATTTTTTCATAAATCGGTTATTTTTGGTATTCCCTTGTATTTTTTGTTTAGAACAAAGTTTAGCACCAAACTATTCTTCTTTTTAATAATGGCTACGGTGGTAGTCATCGCTTTTTTCAATGTGTTTATGGGTTACATGACCTTATTTAGTGAACAATATGCAAAATACCAAGACATAGAAGCTACAGGAGGTGCTTATTTAACATTGGCTTTTACCTTACTTTCGTTATTTTTTGTACTTATTAGACCAAAAATACTAACTAGATTTAAAAAAACGTATGATGTATATTTAAATATGTTTTTGTTTGGTACAATGGTTTATGTAATTGTGTATTTTTCAGGAGCTTACATAGAAATGACACGTTTGGCACTTTATTACATACTAACAGCCATGTTTATTTGGCCTATTATTTTTAAAAGCCTTCAGCAAAAAGAAATAGCATTGGTTTTTGTGTTTTTTATAGTGGTGCATATATTCTTTTTCTATATTTTTATAGGTGAAATGGCAAGCTTAAACCCGTATATTGTAAACCCTCAAATACTAAATTTAATTTAA
- a CDS encoding DegT/DnrJ/EryC1/StrS family aminotransferase, with the protein MNKKVWLSPPHMGGGEQKYIQEAFDTNWIAPVGINITEFERGIEKYLKGKKKVVALSSGTAAIHLALVLLKVQQGDEVLCQSFTFSATANSITYVGATPVFIDSESETWNMCPVLLEKAINERMEAGKKPKAIIAVHLYGMPYNVEKIKAIGKKYEIPIIEDAASALGSMVNKQQCGTFGDYGILSFNGNKIITTSGGGALICKDDKTKDKAIFLATQARDEAPHYQHSHIGYNYRMSNVLAGIGRGQLEVLEERVKARRRIFNFYKKTLKHTRFQFLEEPVGYTSNRWLTCVLTDSYSIREKIRVSLSHQNIECRPLWKPMHLQPVFKNCLSYKNGISEELFEKGLCLPSGSNITEEELNRIVGVLKDF; encoded by the coding sequence ATGAATAAGAAAGTTTGGCTATCGCCTCCTCATATGGGTGGCGGAGAACAAAAATACATACAAGAAGCATTTGATACCAATTGGATAGCTCCCGTGGGAATAAATATTACTGAATTTGAAAGAGGGATTGAAAAATATTTAAAAGGTAAAAAGAAGGTAGTAGCATTAAGTTCGGGTACGGCGGCCATCCATTTGGCATTGGTATTATTGAAAGTGCAACAGGGAGATGAGGTATTGTGCCAAAGTTTTACATTTTCGGCAACTGCAAACTCAATTACGTATGTAGGAGCTACACCTGTTTTTATAGACAGTGAGTCAGAAACTTGGAACATGTGCCCAGTTTTGTTAGAAAAAGCCATTAATGAGCGTATGGAGGCGGGCAAAAAACCAAAAGCCATTATTGCAGTTCACTTATATGGAATGCCGTATAATGTGGAGAAAATTAAAGCAATTGGTAAAAAATATGAAATTCCAATTATTGAGGATGCAGCAAGTGCTTTAGGAAGTATGGTAAACAAGCAGCAATGTGGAACTTTTGGCGATTATGGAATTTTATCGTTCAATGGTAATAAAATAATCACAACATCTGGAGGAGGAGCACTAATTTGCAAAGATGATAAAACCAAAGACAAGGCTATATTTTTAGCAACGCAGGCGAGAGATGAAGCACCGCATTACCAACATTCGCACATTGGTTATAATTATAGAATGAGTAATGTACTTGCGGGAATTGGGCGAGGACAGTTAGAAGTATTGGAAGAAAGAGTTAAAGCAAGGAGACGAATATTTAATTTTTATAAAAAAACCTTAAAACACACGCGCTTTCAATTTTTAGAAGAACCTGTTGGTTATACTTCAAACAGGTGGCTAACCTGTGTTTTAACCGATTCGTACAGCATAAGAGAAAAAATTCGTGTATCTTTATCGCATCAAAATATTGAGTGTAGGCCATTGTGGAAGCCAATGCACTTGCAGCCAGTATTTAAAAATTGCCTAAGTTATAAGAATGGAATTTCAGAAGAACTATTTGAAAAGGGGCTTTGTTTACCAAGTGGTTCTAATATTACTGAGGAAGAGTTGAATAGAATTGTAGGGGTTCTAAAAGATTTTTAG
- a CDS encoding glycosyltransferase: MKKRICFVVSSILTTRFFLEHHIKVLAKEYDIYLVGNFSEEDKQSIKHFHLKEIKSIRIERKISIIKDIQSVISLANYINIMQFEAVHSLAPKAGLVSALAGKISKTPNRIHIFTGQVWYTKTGVFRYLLKLFDKLIVTLNTEVLVDSNSQRDFLIKEGVVTKLNSSVLGKGSISGVDTSRFFQNLTIRKQLRNEFKIDDEVIVFLFMGRIKKDKGIIDLANSFKSLLATNKKIFLLVVGYDEGNCINDVSKIIANKEHFMYYGGTTNPERLMQAGDVFCLPSYREGFGTSIIEASSCKLGVICSDTYGLRDTIINNETGLRHKVGDVIELTEKMKLLATDINLIRTFGEKGLEYVTKNFTANYVSNEWLKFYKNLLK; this comes from the coding sequence ATGAAGAAGAGAATTTGTTTTGTTGTATCTTCAATACTAACCACTAGATTTTTTTTAGAACATCATATAAAGGTCCTAGCAAAAGAGTACGATATTTATTTAGTTGGTAATTTTTCAGAAGAAGACAAACAAAGTATAAAACATTTTCATTTAAAAGAAATAAAATCAATTCGTATTGAGCGAAAAATAAGTATAATTAAAGATATTCAGTCTGTTATTAGTTTAGCGAATTATATAAATATAATGCAATTTGAAGCCGTCCATTCATTGGCGCCTAAGGCTGGGTTAGTAAGTGCTCTTGCGGGTAAAATATCTAAAACTCCAAATAGAATTCATATTTTCACAGGACAAGTATGGTATACAAAAACAGGAGTTTTTAGATATTTGTTAAAACTATTTGATAAATTAATTGTTACACTTAATACAGAAGTCTTGGTTGATAGTAATTCACAAAGAGATTTTTTGATAAAAGAAGGTGTTGTAACTAAACTTAACTCATCAGTACTAGGTAAAGGGTCAATTAGTGGTGTTGACACTTCTAGGTTTTTTCAAAATCTAACGATAAGAAAACAACTAAGAAATGAATTTAAAATTGATGATGAAGTTATCGTATTTCTATTTATGGGTAGAATTAAGAAAGATAAAGGAATCATTGATTTGGCAAATTCATTTAAATCATTATTAGCAACTAACAAAAAAATATTTTTATTAGTTGTTGGTTATGATGAGGGTAATTGTATAAATGATGTAAGTAAGATAATAGCAAATAAAGAGCATTTTATGTATTATGGAGGAACAACTAATCCAGAAAGATTAATGCAAGCAGGTGATGTGTTTTGTTTGCCTAGCTATAGAGAAGGTTTTGGCACAAGTATTATTGAAGCATCAAGTTGTAAACTGGGTGTTATTTGTAGCGATACTTATGGTTTGAGAGATACAATTATTAATAATGAAACAGGTTTAAGACATAAAGTTGGAGATGTAATAGAATTAACTGAAAAAATGAAATTACTTGCAACTGATATTAATTTAATAAGAACTTTTGGAGAGAAAGGACTTGAGTATGTCACCAAGAATTTTACTGCTAACTATGTTTCAAATGAATGGTTGAAATTTTATAAGAATTTATTAAAGTAA
- a CDS encoding CapA family protein, whose product MKKETQIVLCGDICPTKDTEHFFKTANTKGLFNNVLPILQNADVLAGNLEFALTNTCTKVSKTGPILKGTPSFINLFTNVGFTALGLANNHSKDCGTLGVKSTLEICKNNNIATVGAGINQQKAKKPLIIEKNGWKIGIMAFAEHEFNAAYKNEAGANLLDVLDDFEAIKAFKKQVDYLIVLFHGGIEYYKYPSPLLQKKCRKMIDAGVNFITCQHSHVIGTEEVYKNGTILYGQGNTVFGYRENDSNWNNGLLVQITLSKNPSVKYIPICATNSGITLMNALESKQVLNSIAKRKQEIKKEDFIENSWSAFCEAKKALYLPHLFGLGRVLNKLNRILNNRIIKGLYSKKQLEITQNLIRCESHNEVIQTLLKNKS is encoded by the coding sequence ATGAAAAAAGAGACTCAAATAGTATTATGCGGAGATATATGTCCAACCAAAGATACCGAGCATTTTTTTAAAACTGCCAACACCAAAGGCTTGTTTAACAATGTACTTCCAATACTACAAAATGCCGATGTATTGGCAGGAAATTTAGAATTTGCACTCACCAATACTTGTACCAAAGTAAGTAAAACGGGGCCTATTTTAAAAGGAACGCCTTCTTTTATAAACCTATTTACCAACGTAGGCTTTACCGCTTTGGGTTTAGCAAATAACCATAGTAAAGATTGTGGTACACTAGGTGTTAAAAGCACCTTAGAAATTTGTAAAAACAACAATATAGCAACGGTAGGAGCAGGTATCAACCAGCAAAAAGCCAAAAAACCGTTGATTATTGAAAAAAACGGCTGGAAAATTGGTATCATGGCATTTGCAGAGCACGAGTTTAATGCAGCCTATAAAAATGAAGCCGGTGCAAATTTACTGGATGTGTTAGATGATTTTGAAGCTATTAAAGCATTTAAAAAACAAGTAGATTATTTAATTGTTTTATTCCACGGAGGTATTGAATATTATAAATATCCAAGTCCGTTGCTACAAAAAAAATGCAGAAAAATGATTGATGCAGGAGTCAATTTTATAACCTGCCAACACAGTCATGTAATTGGTACAGAAGAAGTGTATAAAAACGGGACTATTTTGTACGGACAAGGAAATACCGTGTTTGGATACCGAGAAAATGATAGTAATTGGAACAACGGTTTGTTGGTTCAAATTACACTTAGTAAAAATCCATCAGTCAAATACATCCCTATTTGTGCTACCAATTCAGGAATCACACTAATGAATGCTTTAGAAAGTAAACAAGTGCTTAACAGTATTGCTAAAAGAAAGCAGGAAATTAAAAAAGAAGATTTTATTGAAAATAGTTGGAGTGCTTTTTGTGAAGCTAAAAAAGCGTTGTACTTACCACATTTATTTGGTTTGGGGAGGGTTTTAAATAAGTTAAATAGGATACTTAACAATAGAATTATAAAAGGTTTATACTCAAAAAAACAGTTGGAAATAACACAGAATTTAATTCGTTGCGAATCACATAATGAGGTTATACAAACCCTTCTTAAAAATAAATCATAA
- a CDS encoding polysaccharide biosynthesis/export family protein, with product MQMKNMFIKYLLILSVVLTVTSCVSTKKIVYFQDVDGVIENETIAAFEPKIQKGDILKINVSAIDTEAATPFNLYESAGATSSKQLTYLVDVDGNINFPVLGKIKVEGFSNKQITNNLTQLLSSYIKNPVVNVRLINFKITVLGEVKSPGTYTVPNERISILGAIGLAGDLSIQGKRKTVIIVREEEGKRKLITMDLSNKKLLNSPYFYLAQNDVIYVEPNKAKINSSAVGANAGIIISSISTVISLIAILTR from the coding sequence ATGCAAATGAAAAATATGTTTATTAAATACCTGTTAATTTTAAGTGTTGTACTCACAGTTACATCTTGCGTTTCAACAAAAAAAATAGTGTATTTCCAAGATGTTGACGGTGTAATTGAAAATGAAACCATTGCAGCATTTGAGCCAAAAATACAAAAGGGAGATATTCTAAAAATCAATGTCTCTGCTATAGACACTGAAGCTGCTACTCCATTTAATTTATACGAATCAGCGGGTGCTACAAGTTCAAAACAACTAACGTATTTGGTAGATGTAGATGGGAATATAAATTTTCCAGTACTTGGAAAAATAAAAGTAGAAGGCTTTTCTAATAAACAAATAACCAATAATTTAACCCAACTATTGAGTAGCTATATTAAAAATCCAGTTGTAAATGTTAGATTAATCAATTTTAAAATTACCGTATTGGGAGAGGTAAAATCGCCAGGTACTTACACCGTACCAAACGAGCGAATTTCAATTTTGGGAGCTATTGGTTTGGCAGGAGATTTAAGTATTCAAGGGAAGAGAAAAACAGTTATTATTGTGCGAGAAGAAGAGGGGAAAAGGAAACTAATTACGATGGATTTATCGAACAAAAAATTATTGAACTCTCCTTATTTTTATTTAGCACAAAATGATGTTATTTATGTAGAACCAAATAAAGCAAAAATTAATTCTTCGGCTGTTGGAGCCAATGCAGGAATCATTATTTCTTCCATATCTACCGTAATTTCTTTAATAGCAATACTTACTCGATAA
- a CDS encoding glycosyltransferase — MSKNKLKVLHVTGAMNRGGAEVMLMDIFRHISPDIQFDFLINYKLKEGIVKGDFDNEILAKGATIKHIATQWDLGPLHYIRRFKKIYNELGKPNVVHIHLNAKSGIIALAAKLAGASKIIVHSHANLKFRGSKLRVLFETMELFFQKILIHFFATNYWGASVEANKSLFYNSLVTKNKTVVINNAVAVHNFQQVTAQQVTAFKKSLTSSNKTLLLGNVGRLVRHKNVAFMLEVLKELQAQHIDFYFVFAGRIDDAAYMQEINQKIKEYQLTKKVIHLGNRNDVPVLMNALDVFVAPALKEGFGLVAVEAQAAGTPCILYKGFPKSVDMQLNLVTFLNTFEAPKWATAILAAKDKKNTNKEAILRNIKTLGFDIVGNTKQLENLYKS, encoded by the coding sequence ATGTCAAAAAATAAATTAAAAGTATTGCATGTTACAGGCGCTATGAACCGAGGTGGTGCTGAGGTAATGCTCATGGATATTTTTAGGCATATTTCACCAGATATACAATTTGATTTTTTAATAAATTACAAATTAAAAGAAGGTATTGTAAAAGGTGATTTTGACAATGAAATTTTAGCAAAAGGAGCCACCATAAAACACATTGCTACACAATGGGATTTAGGGCCGTTACACTACATACGTAGGTTTAAAAAAATATACAACGAATTGGGAAAACCTAATGTGGTACACATTCATTTAAACGCAAAATCGGGTATTATTGCGTTGGCAGCAAAACTGGCGGGAGCTTCTAAAATAATTGTGCATTCTCATGCCAATTTAAAATTTAGAGGTTCTAAACTGCGTGTATTGTTTGAAACTATGGAGTTATTCTTTCAAAAAATACTCATTCATTTTTTTGCAACTAATTATTGGGGTGCTTCCGTAGAAGCTAATAAAAGCCTGTTTTATAATAGTTTGGTAACTAAAAATAAAACGGTAGTTATTAACAATGCAGTAGCTGTACATAACTTTCAACAAGTAACAGCACAGCAAGTAACCGCATTTAAAAAATCACTTACTAGTAGCAATAAAACACTGTTATTGGGAAATGTAGGGCGCTTAGTTCGTCATAAAAATGTAGCATTTATGTTGGAAGTTTTAAAAGAATTACAAGCTCAACATATAGATTTTTATTTTGTTTTTGCAGGGCGAATAGATGATGCAGCTTATATGCAAGAAATAAATCAGAAAATAAAAGAGTATCAGCTTACCAAAAAAGTAATACATTTAGGAAATAGAAATGATGTGCCTGTACTTATGAATGCGTTAGATGTGTTTGTAGCGCCGGCACTAAAAGAAGGGTTTGGCTTGGTTGCAGTTGAAGCACAAGCAGCAGGTACACCTTGTATATTGTATAAAGGCTTTCCAAAAAGTGTGGATATGCAGTTAAATTTGGTTACATTTTTAAATACCTTTGAAGCGCCTAAGTGGGCAACGGCTATTTTAGCCGCAAAAGATAAAAAGAACACAAACAAAGAAGCAATTTTACGCAACATAAAAACATTGGGTTTTGATATTGTTGGAAATACAAAACAACTAGAAAATTTGTACAAAAGTTAA
- a CDS encoding polysaccharide biosynthesis protein, producing the protein MLKKGLKKLISKNAPRWLVLIIDIYIVTNTFFLAYFIRFNFTLNFDRSALLVQLPYVITAALVSFLIIGSYKGIIRHTGVKDAIHVFLANMLMLALLGGFVILNRNFNLIAKFTIPLSILVIHFLLNTIALIVSRYLFKEIYRYLISDIKSNKRILIYGAGDAGLLTYSVLTEDKDNDIQVVGFMDDDNNKRGKQINGLKVYELKNITPKFVLEKKIDEIIISIQKIKPLRLIEIVDKLSSLSVKVKIVPPVKNWIENKLNPQQIKSVHIEDLLGRDPIALDNSILKKEFNNKVVLITGAAGSIGSEIARQITNFKYQKLILIDQSESELYNLQQYFIHKKTQNITAIVADIRTKKRMESIVQEYQPTIIFHAAAYKHVPLMEDNPYEAVRVNVMGTKIMADLAIKYTVDKFVMVSTDKAVNPTNVMGATKRIAEMYINAVNNKGKTKFITTRFGNVLGSNGSVIPIFQSQIKNGGPLTVTHKEITRYFMTIPEACQLVLEAGAMGSGGEIFVFDMGESIKIYDLALNMIRLSGLNHPEDIDIQITGLRPGEKIKEELLGNGENTTATYHDKIMIATVKKIESSLVTKQINELCNFNNELNFELIVVKMKEIVPEFISNNSKYEMLDKAIN; encoded by the coding sequence ATGCTAAAAAAAGGATTAAAAAAACTAATAAGTAAAAATGCACCTAGGTGGCTTGTATTGATAATTGATATTTATATTGTTACCAATACATTCTTTTTGGCATATTTTATTCGATTTAATTTCACATTAAATTTTGACAGATCGGCTTTGCTAGTTCAATTGCCGTATGTAATTACAGCAGCTTTAGTAAGTTTTTTAATAATAGGATCCTACAAAGGTATTATTAGACATACAGGAGTTAAAGATGCTATCCATGTTTTTTTAGCAAATATGCTTATGTTAGCCTTATTAGGAGGCTTTGTAATTTTAAATCGAAACTTTAATCTGATAGCTAAGTTTACAATTCCTTTGTCAATTTTAGTCATTCACTTTTTATTAAATACCATTGCATTAATTGTAAGTAGGTATTTGTTTAAAGAAATTTACAGGTACTTGATTTCTGATATTAAATCGAACAAACGAATCTTAATTTACGGAGCTGGTGATGCAGGTTTATTAACCTACTCAGTATTGACAGAAGATAAAGATAATGACATTCAAGTAGTTGGTTTTATGGATGATGACAACAATAAAAGAGGCAAACAAATTAACGGATTGAAGGTGTATGAATTAAAAAATATAACACCAAAATTTGTGCTTGAAAAAAAAATAGATGAAATTATTATTTCCATTCAAAAAATAAAACCACTTCGTTTAATTGAAATTGTAGATAAGTTATCATCACTTTCTGTTAAAGTTAAAATTGTACCTCCTGTAAAAAATTGGATTGAAAATAAATTAAACCCTCAGCAAATTAAATCGGTTCATATTGAAGATTTATTGGGAAGAGATCCAATAGCCTTAGACAATTCAATTTTAAAAAAAGAATTTAACAATAAAGTAGTACTAATTACAGGAGCTGCCGGTTCAATAGGAAGTGAAATAGCGAGGCAAATAACTAATTTTAAGTACCAAAAGCTTATTTTAATTGATCAGTCAGAATCTGAATTGTATAATTTACAGCAGTATTTTATTCATAAAAAAACACAAAATATAACAGCCATTGTTGCAGATATTCGAACTAAAAAAAGAATGGAAAGTATTGTACAAGAATATCAACCAACAATTATTTTTCATGCAGCAGCTTATAAGCATGTGCCTCTTATGGAAGACAACCCTTATGAGGCGGTGCGGGTAAATGTAATGGGTACAAAAATAATGGCAGATTTAGCAATAAAGTATACTGTTGATAAATTTGTAATGGTATCTACAGATAAGGCGGTAAACCCAACAAATGTTATGGGAGCTACCAAACGAATTGCTGAAATGTATATAAACGCTGTTAATAATAAAGGGAAAACAAAATTTATAACTACACGGTTTGGAAATGTATTGGGGTCTAACGGTTCTGTAATTCCTATTTTTCAATCACAAATAAAAAATGGAGGCCCTTTAACGGTAACACATAAAGAAATTACACGCTATTTTATGACCATTCCTGAAGCCTGCCAATTGGTATTAGAAGCTGGAGCTATGGGAAGTGGAGGTGAAATTTTTGTGTTTGATATGGGAGAATCTATTAAAATATACGACTTAGCTTTGAATATGATTCGCCTCTCTGGATTAAACCATCCTGAAGATATAGATATTCAAATTACGGGATTGCGCCCTGGTGAAAAAATTAAAGAAGAATTGTTGGGTAATGGAGAAAATACCACAGCAACTTACCATGATAAAATAATGATTGCAACAGTTAAAAAGATAGAATCATCTTTGGTAACTAAGCAAATTAATGAATTGTGTAATTTTAACAACGAATTAAATTTTGAGTTAATAGTGGTTAAAATGAAAGAAATTGTACCTGAATTTATTTCGAATAATTCAAAGTATGAAATGTTAGATAAAGCAATAAACTAA